Proteins found in one Microcella daejeonensis genomic segment:
- a CDS encoding D-alanine--D-alanine ligase family protein, which yields MNQNAPWAVVFGGPSPEHEISILTGLQAERVLVAAGHAVVPIYWSPTGEWFRVPDATEAKDYLEGAPRESVPLEVRLSGEPGLYRRKRLGAEKLPIEAALLCLHGGAGEGGGGAALFSTLGIPATGSTIFAGAVGMDKLAFGGLMHAAGIPSLPREAVSTLTEPSFAGPYIVKPRFGGSSIGIEIADDLDAARALAGASVHLRTGAVLEPYRPQLVDLNISFRTHPQLEISDLEKPLRGAGDSALYSYAEKYLAGGAGSEAGLSSAPREFPAQVPDAVHAAARSLAERVADVTRLTGIVRVDLLLDEATGELYVNEVNSIPGALSLYLWATKRPAAEVLVDAIVEARDKRIVFPQAGFGGGAALRAAGGIAGKLVGLDGPRA from the coding sequence ATGAACCAGAACGCCCCCTGGGCCGTCGTCTTCGGCGGCCCGAGCCCCGAGCACGAGATCTCCATCCTGACCGGCCTGCAGGCCGAGCGCGTGCTCGTCGCCGCCGGGCACGCCGTGGTGCCGATCTACTGGTCGCCGACGGGGGAGTGGTTCCGCGTGCCCGACGCGACCGAGGCGAAGGACTACCTCGAGGGCGCTCCGCGTGAGAGCGTGCCGCTCGAGGTGCGCCTCTCCGGCGAGCCCGGCCTCTACCGACGCAAGCGGCTCGGGGCCGAGAAGCTCCCCATCGAGGCGGCCCTGCTGTGCCTGCACGGCGGCGCGGGCGAGGGCGGCGGCGGTGCCGCGCTGTTCTCCACGCTGGGCATCCCCGCGACGGGGTCGACGATCTTCGCCGGGGCCGTCGGCATGGACAAGCTCGCCTTCGGCGGCCTCATGCACGCGGCGGGCATCCCCTCGCTGCCCCGCGAGGCCGTGTCGACCCTCACCGAGCCGAGCTTCGCCGGCCCGTACATCGTCAAGCCCCGCTTCGGCGGCTCGTCGATCGGCATCGAGATCGCCGACGACCTGGATGCCGCGCGCGCGCTCGCGGGCGCCAGCGTGCACCTGCGCACCGGCGCCGTGCTCGAGCCGTACCGCCCGCAGCTCGTCGACCTCAACATCTCGTTCCGCACGCACCCGCAGCTCGAGATCAGCGACCTCGAGAAGCCGCTGCGCGGCGCCGGCGACAGCGCCCTCTACTCCTACGCCGAGAAGTACCTCGCCGGCGGCGCCGGATCGGAGGCGGGCCTGTCGAGCGCGCCCCGCGAGTTCCCCGCGCAGGTGCCCGACGCGGTGCACGCGGCCGCGCGCTCCCTCGCCGAGCGGGTCGCCGACGTCACGCGCCTGACCGGCATCGTGCGCGTCGACCTGCTGCTCGACGAGGCGACGGGCGAGCTCTACGTCAACGAGGTCAACTCCATCCCCGGCGCTCTCTCGCTGTACCTCTGGGCGACGAAGCGCCCCGCGGCCGAGGTGCTCGTCGACGCGATCGTCGAGGCGCGCGACAAGCGCATCGTGTTCCCGCAGGCCGGGTTCGGCGGCGGGGCCGCGCTGCGCGCCGCCGGCGGCATCGCGGGCAAGCTCGTCGGGCTCGACGGGCCGCGCGCCTAA
- a CDS encoding NAD(P)H-dependent glycerol-3-phosphate dehydrogenase yields MSLPLEGLAPDALRIAVLGAGSWGTTFAKVLADAGAQTTLWARRREVAQEITETHRNSDYLPGINLPPNLRAHDRLERVLAGAQQVYLSVPSQSLRSNLHSIRDIVPPDVPVVSLMKGVERGTGLRMSEVIANELGIDVERIAVVSGPNLALEIAKKQPTAAVVASASHATAVAVAQAATNEYFRSFVNTDVIGTEFGGVLKNLIAVAVGIADGVGYGENTKASIITRGLVELTHFAVAYGAQAETMSGLAGLGDLIATCESKLSRNNTAGRLLGQGYAFTEVIAQMNQTAEGLSSVGPILELAEQRGVHMPIVAQVAQVLEGTLDPRELAPHLATDSDEPQGE; encoded by the coding sequence ATCTCGCTGCCGCTGGAGGGCCTCGCCCCCGACGCGCTGCGCATCGCCGTGCTCGGAGCCGGCTCGTGGGGCACGACCTTCGCGAAGGTGCTCGCCGACGCCGGCGCGCAGACGACGCTCTGGGCCCGCCGTCGCGAGGTCGCGCAGGAGATCACCGAGACGCACCGCAACAGCGACTACCTGCCCGGCATCAACCTGCCGCCGAACCTGCGCGCGCACGACCGTCTCGAGCGCGTGCTCGCCGGCGCGCAGCAGGTCTACCTCTCGGTGCCCAGCCAGTCGCTGCGCTCGAACCTGCACTCCATCCGCGACATCGTGCCGCCGGACGTGCCGGTCGTGAGCCTCATGAAGGGCGTCGAGCGCGGCACGGGCCTGCGCATGAGCGAGGTCATCGCCAACGAGCTGGGCATCGACGTCGAGCGCATCGCGGTCGTCAGCGGCCCGAACCTCGCCCTCGAGATCGCGAAGAAGCAGCCGACCGCCGCCGTCGTCGCGAGCGCGAGCCACGCCACAGCGGTCGCGGTCGCGCAGGCCGCGACGAACGAGTACTTCCGCAGCTTCGTCAACACCGACGTCATCGGCACCGAGTTCGGCGGGGTGCTCAAGAACCTCATCGCGGTGGCCGTGGGCATCGCCGACGGCGTCGGGTACGGCGAGAACACGAAGGCCTCGATCATCACCCGCGGGCTCGTCGAGCTCACCCACTTCGCCGTCGCCTACGGCGCGCAGGCGGAGACGATGAGCGGCCTCGCGGGCCTCGGCGACCTCATCGCGACGTGCGAGTCGAAGCTCTCGCGCAACAACACCGCCGGGCGGCTGCTCGGGCAGGGCTACGCCTTCACCGAGGTCATCGCGCAGATGAACCAGACGGCCGAGGGCCTCTCGTCGGTCGGGCCCATCCTCGAGCTCGCCGAGCAGCGCGGCGTGCACATGCCCATCGTCGCCCAGGTCGCCCAGGTGCTCGAGGGCACCCTCGACCCGCGCGAGCTCGCGCCGCACCTCGCCACCGACAGCGACGAGCCGCAGGGCGAGTGA
- a CDS encoding Mur ligase family protein, with protein MILTEPITLIALGLAALAAVPVAARWLRVAQREHYVPTWVSRMAALWVSREPITAIGTAVVVVLVALAVIAGPGGVTLDGLADAGPFLALAAILVLARLPYGLPVRGRSARFALTARVKRLLAAWIVVHLIAGIGLAALLGAAGPALVLLLSAPLTDLALAIMAPIEKAMSRRFVVQARARLQQVGPRVVAITGSYGKTSTKNYVAHLLSGTYTTVASPASFNNRLGLSRAVNDKLVPGTEIFVAEMGIFGAGEIRELSTHFPPDIAAITVIGESHLQRMRSTDVIFRAKAEITERARTVVLPIDDERIARLAEQCARAGKRVISVSMNAGADADVVLDARGEGAASLTIGRGADPVAVAVSSTGHAVNIAVAAGIAYAADVPVATIAARLGSLPGSQHRAEVQQAPSGALVIDDTYNSNPVGARRALEGAAELAAERGGALVVVTPGMVELGPVQAERNRDFAAAIKAAGGTLFAVGRTNRAALLAGYGPSAHVVDGREAAVRAAVDLAADRGVILYENDLPDHYP; from the coding sequence ATGATCCTCACCGAGCCGATCACCCTCATCGCGCTCGGGCTGGCCGCTCTCGCGGCCGTGCCCGTCGCTGCGCGCTGGCTGCGCGTGGCGCAGCGCGAGCATTACGTGCCCACCTGGGTGAGCCGCATGGCTGCCCTCTGGGTCTCCCGCGAGCCGATCACCGCGATCGGCACCGCCGTCGTGGTGGTGCTCGTCGCCCTCGCGGTCATCGCCGGCCCCGGAGGTGTCACGCTCGACGGTCTCGCCGACGCGGGCCCCTTCCTCGCGCTCGCCGCCATCCTCGTGCTCGCCCGGCTGCCGTACGGGCTGCCCGTGCGCGGGCGCAGCGCCCGCTTCGCGCTGACCGCACGCGTCAAGCGCCTGCTCGCCGCCTGGATCGTCGTCCACCTCATCGCCGGCATCGGCCTCGCGGCGCTCCTCGGCGCCGCGGGCCCCGCGCTCGTGCTGCTGCTGAGCGCCCCGCTGACCGATCTCGCGCTCGCGATCATGGCGCCGATCGAGAAGGCGATGTCGCGCCGGTTCGTGGTGCAGGCCCGCGCGCGCCTGCAGCAGGTCGGCCCGCGGGTCGTCGCCATCACCGGCTCCTACGGCAAGACGAGCACCAAGAACTACGTCGCGCACCTGCTCAGCGGCACGTACACGACCGTCGCGAGCCCGGCGTCGTTCAACAACCGCCTCGGGCTGTCGCGCGCGGTGAACGACAAGCTCGTCCCCGGCACCGAGATCTTCGTGGCCGAGATGGGCATCTTCGGCGCCGGCGAGATCCGCGAGCTCTCCACCCACTTCCCGCCCGACATCGCCGCGATCACGGTGATCGGCGAATCCCACCTGCAGCGCATGCGCTCGACCGACGTCATCTTCCGCGCGAAGGCCGAGATCACCGAGCGGGCGCGCACCGTCGTGCTGCCGATCGACGACGAGCGCATCGCGCGCCTGGCCGAGCAGTGCGCTCGCGCCGGCAAGCGCGTGATCTCGGTCTCGATGAACGCCGGGGCCGACGCCGATGTGGTGCTGGATGCGCGCGGCGAGGGCGCGGCATCCCTGACGATCGGGCGGGGCGCCGATCCGGTCGCCGTCGCCGTCTCGAGCACCGGCCACGCGGTCAACATCGCCGTGGCGGCGGGCATCGCCTACGCGGCCGACGTGCCGGTCGCGACGATCGCCGCCCGGCTCGGCTCGCTGCCCGGCTCGCAGCACCGCGCCGAGGTGCAGCAGGCGCCGAGCGGCGCGCTCGTCATCGACGACACGTACAACTCCAACCCGGTCGGAGCCCGGCGCGCGCTCGAGGGCGCGGCCGAGCTCGCGGCCGAGCGCGGCGGCGCGCTCGTCGTTGTCACCCCCGGCATGGTCGAGCTCGGGCCCGTGCAGGCCGAGCGCAACCGCGACTTCGCGGCGGCGATCAAGGCCGCGGGCGGCACCCTCTTCGCGGTCGGCCGCACGAACCGGGCGGCCCTGCTCGCGGGGTACGGCCCGAGCGCCCACGTCGTCGACGGGCGCGAGGCCGCGGTGCGCGCGGCCGTCGATCTCGCCGCCGACCGGGGCGTTATCCTCTACGAGAACGACCTGCCCGACCACTACCCGTGA
- a CDS encoding DUF3515 family protein: MTAPARRRTLALALPLALPLALLLAGCTGTVNLEAAPEANALACAEISVRLPDTVGELERRSTNAQATAAWGEPTAVIYRCGLPPIGPSDLPCFTVDGVDWLLDDSNAPSFSFVSYGRTPVTEVIVDNDVVRGPEALRPISAAVAAVPAEMRCLDATDVFGGGTVPGEEPAQTPAPEEQTGAPEPSGTPAP; this comes from the coding sequence ATGACCGCTCCCGCCCGCCGCCGCACGCTCGCGCTCGCCCTGCCGCTCGCCCTGCCGCTCGCCCTCCTGCTCGCCGGCTGCACGGGCACCGTCAACCTCGAGGCCGCCCCCGAGGCCAATGCGCTCGCGTGCGCCGAGATCTCGGTGCGCCTCCCCGACACCGTGGGCGAGCTCGAGCGCCGGTCGACCAACGCGCAGGCCACCGCCGCCTGGGGCGAGCCGACTGCCGTCATCTACCGCTGCGGCCTGCCGCCGATCGGCCCGAGCGATCTGCCGTGCTTCACCGTCGACGGGGTCGACTGGCTGCTCGACGACTCGAACGCACCGAGCTTCTCGTTCGTCAGCTACGGCCGCACCCCCGTCACCGAGGTGATCGTCGACAACGACGTCGTGCGCGGGCCCGAGGCGCTGCGCCCGATCAGCGCCGCGGTCGCCGCGGTGCCCGCCGAGATGCGCTGCCTCGACGCGACCGACGTGTTCGGCGGCGGCACGGTGCCGGGAGAGGAGCCCGCGCAGACGCCGGCCCCCGAGGAGCAGACCGGTGCGCCCGAGCCGAGCGGGACGCCCGCTCCTTAG
- the murA gene encoding UDP-N-acetylglucosamine 1-carboxyvinyltransferase — MNSHLDLDSRKAAQRVGLASDTIVIRGGKPLTGRIEVRGAKNLVTKAMVAALLADTPSVLKGVPEISDVHVVKGLLEAHGVVVDELMPGELRLDPSNVSSAHFAEINAHAGSSRIPILFCGPLLHQLGEAFIPDLGGCRIGDRPIDFHLNALRALGAVVEKLDDGIHLTAPDGLVGAHIELPFPSVGATEQVLLSAVRAEGTTELKNAAIEPEIMDLIAILQKMGAIISVEPNRVIVIEGVKQLRGYVHTAIFDRNEAASWASAALATHGDITVGGAKQQELMTFLNIYRKVGGEFEVLEDGIRFYHPGTPLKPVMVETDVHPGFMTDWQQPLIVALTQAEGTSVVHETVYENRFGFTDALNEMGADITVHQSGIASITRRVPRRPLEQAAVVTGPTHLTGADVRVPDLRGGFSHLIAALAAEGTSTISNVGIISRGYELFIDKLEQLGADFELV; from the coding sequence ATGAACTCCCACCTCGACCTCGATTCCCGCAAGGCGGCGCAGCGCGTCGGCCTCGCCTCCGACACGATCGTCATCCGCGGCGGCAAGCCGCTCACCGGTCGCATCGAGGTGCGCGGGGCGAAGAACCTCGTCACCAAGGCCATGGTCGCGGCGCTGCTCGCCGACACCCCCAGCGTGCTCAAGGGCGTGCCCGAGATCAGCGACGTGCACGTCGTCAAGGGTCTGCTCGAGGCCCACGGCGTCGTCGTCGACGAGCTCATGCCCGGCGAGCTGCGCCTCGACCCGAGCAACGTCTCCAGCGCCCACTTCGCCGAGATCAACGCGCACGCCGGCTCCAGCCGCATCCCGATCCTGTTCTGCGGGCCGCTGCTGCACCAGCTCGGCGAGGCGTTCATCCCCGACCTCGGCGGCTGCCGCATCGGCGACCGGCCGATCGACTTCCACCTCAACGCGCTGCGCGCGCTGGGGGCCGTCGTCGAGAAGCTCGACGACGGCATCCACCTCACGGCCCCCGACGGCCTCGTGGGCGCGCACATCGAGCTGCCGTTCCCGAGCGTCGGCGCCACCGAGCAGGTGCTGCTGTCGGCGGTGCGCGCCGAGGGCACGACCGAGCTGAAGAACGCCGCGATCGAGCCCGAGATCATGGATCTCATCGCGATCCTGCAGAAGATGGGCGCGATCATCTCGGTCGAGCCGAACCGCGTCATCGTCATCGAGGGCGTGAAGCAGCTCCGGGGCTACGTGCACACCGCGATCTTCGACCGCAACGAGGCCGCGAGCTGGGCATCCGCCGCGCTGGCGACCCACGGCGACATCACCGTCGGCGGGGCGAAGCAGCAGGAGCTCATGACCTTCCTCAACATCTACCGCAAGGTGGGCGGCGAGTTCGAGGTGCTCGAGGACGGCATCCGGTTCTACCACCCCGGCACGCCCCTCAAGCCCGTCATGGTCGAGACCGACGTGCACCCCGGCTTCATGACCGACTGGCAGCAGCCGCTCATCGTCGCCCTGACCCAGGCCGAGGGCACCTCGGTCGTGCACGAGACCGTGTACGAGAACCGCTTCGGCTTCACCGACGCGCTCAACGAGATGGGCGCCGACATCACGGTGCACCAGAGCGGCATCGCCTCGATCACCCGCCGCGTGCCCCGCCGCCCGCTCGAGCAGGCGGCCGTCGTGACCGGCCCGACGCACCTCACCGGTGCCGACGTCCGCGTTCCCGACCTGCGCGGCGGATTCAGCCACCTCATCGCGGCGCTCGCGGCCGAGGGCACCTCGACGATCAGCAACGTCGGCATCATCAGCCGCGGCTACGAGCTGTTCATCGACAAGCTCGAGCAGCTGGGCGCCGACTTCGAGCTCGTCTGA
- the rsmD gene encoding 16S rRNA (guanine(966)-N(2))-methyltransferase RsmD, whose translation MTRIIAGFAGSLTLQVPRVGTRPTSDRVREAIFSALSARGLIDGARVLDLYAGSGALGLEAASRGASTVMLVEKSHAAVQVCKRNAELVRARARGDEPRITVSGKPVQSFLTSTAGASAHRYDLVLVDPPYELGGLELDHVLAALVPHLAPEAVVVLERSSRSAQPEWPAGLALDRRTDYGETAVLWLSASSAGDAGDALDDEAVDDGAPST comes from the coding sequence GTGACGCGCATCATCGCCGGGTTCGCCGGCTCCCTCACCCTGCAGGTGCCCCGGGTCGGCACCCGGCCCACGAGCGATCGCGTGCGCGAGGCGATCTTCAGCGCCCTCTCGGCGCGCGGGCTCATCGACGGCGCCCGCGTGCTCGACCTCTACGCCGGCAGCGGGGCGCTCGGGCTCGAAGCGGCCTCGCGCGGAGCATCCACCGTCATGCTCGTCGAGAAGAGCCACGCGGCGGTGCAGGTCTGCAAGCGCAACGCCGAGCTCGTGCGGGCCCGCGCCCGCGGTGACGAGCCCCGCATCACCGTGAGCGGCAAGCCGGTGCAGTCGTTCCTGACGTCGACCGCGGGGGCCTCCGCGCACCGCTACGACCTCGTGCTCGTGGACCCTCCCTACGAGCTCGGCGGGCTCGAGCTCGACCACGTGCTCGCGGCGCTCGTGCCGCACCTCGCGCCCGAGGCGGTCGTCGTGCTCGAGCGCTCGAGCCGCAGCGCGCAACCCGAGTGGCCCGCGGGGCTCGCGCTCGACCGGCGCACCGACTACGGCGAGACGGCGGTGCTCTGGCTCTCGGCGAGCAGCGCGGGCGACGCGGGCGACGCGCTCGACGACGAGGCTGTCGACGACGGGGCTCCGAGCACCTAG
- a CDS encoding EamA family transporter, with protein MPRPIAAGLALGLLAAASFGTSGALVKPLLQAGWSPAAAVAVRVLIGGLVLLPIALVQLRGRWRTLWVGRWRILGMALVGVVGTQLFYFASLQTIPVGTAILIEYMAPLLLVAVAWALSRRAPRPVVLIGSALAVGGLVLIVSPGGDGALDPVGVLLAAGAMVGAAGYYVIAARPAHGLPSIALACVSLLFSAALLGLVGLTGLLPMTASFADVSVLGAVAAWWVPLLLVGIISTAVAYASSISASAILGARLAAFMGLLEVAMASLWAFLLIGEQLTLLQGLGGLLILGGIAFVRSDTGGDAEHADGIAGPAAPDLDAADETAGPSGDHVAHPRTSPIAMPAPARRRRSARLP; from the coding sequence ATGCCCCGCCCGATCGCCGCCGGCCTCGCCCTCGGACTCCTCGCCGCCGCCTCCTTCGGCACCTCGGGGGCCCTCGTGAAGCCGCTCCTGCAGGCCGGTTGGAGCCCCGCCGCCGCCGTCGCCGTGCGCGTGCTCATCGGCGGCCTCGTGCTGCTGCCGATCGCGCTCGTGCAGCTGCGCGGCCGCTGGCGCACGCTCTGGGTCGGCCGCTGGCGCATCCTCGGCATGGCGCTCGTCGGCGTCGTCGGCACGCAGCTGTTCTACTTCGCCTCGCTGCAGACCATCCCCGTCGGCACGGCCATCCTCATCGAGTACATGGCTCCGCTGCTGCTCGTCGCCGTCGCCTGGGCGCTGAGCCGCCGCGCGCCGCGCCCGGTCGTGCTCATCGGCTCGGCGCTCGCCGTCGGCGGGCTCGTGCTCATCGTCTCGCCCGGCGGCGACGGCGCCCTCGATCCGGTCGGCGTCCTGCTCGCCGCCGGCGCCATGGTCGGAGCGGCCGGCTACTACGTCATCGCCGCCCGCCCCGCGCACGGCCTGCCCTCGATCGCGCTCGCCTGCGTCTCGCTGCTGTTCAGCGCGGCGCTGCTCGGACTCGTCGGCCTCACCGGCCTGCTGCCCATGACGGCCTCCTTCGCCGACGTCTCGGTGCTCGGCGCCGTCGCCGCGTGGTGGGTGCCCCTGCTGCTCGTCGGCATCATCTCCACCGCGGTCGCCTACGCCTCGAGCATCAGCGCGAGCGCCATCCTCGGGGCACGGCTCGCCGCGTTCATGGGCCTGCTCGAGGTCGCGATGGCCTCGCTCTGGGCGTTCCTGCTCATCGGCGAGCAGCTGACCCTGCTGCAGGGCCTCGGCGGACTGCTCATCCTCGGCGGCATCGCCTTCGTCCGCTCCGACACCGGCGGCGACGCCGAGCACGCCGACGGCATCGCCGGCCCTGCCGCGCCCGACCTCGACGCGGCCGACGAGACCGCCGGCCCCAGCGGCGACCACGTCGCGCACCCCCGCACCTCGCCGATCGCGATGCCCGCCCCCGCGCGGCGGCGTCGGTCGGCGCGGCTACCGTAG
- a CDS encoding CGNR zinc finger domain-containing protein produces the protein MHFAPDTDEVLLFDIALANTAPTASRSGLDELATPAELTALLDEWRFSGRFDRDEAELAAVHGFRDELRALWVLDRDAMAERVNAMLRETDAQPRLERHDGFDWHLHTTPMDAPLVDRIRAEAALALVDVVRTDETDRMRVCEAPDCTGLLIDLSRNGSKRFCSVRCGNRVNMIAFRERKADEANGAG, from the coding sequence TTGCATTTCGCCCCTGACACCGATGAGGTGCTGCTCTTCGACATCGCGCTCGCCAACACGGCGCCGACGGCTTCGCGAAGCGGGCTCGACGAGCTCGCGACGCCGGCCGAGCTGACCGCGCTGCTCGACGAGTGGCGCTTCTCCGGCCGCTTCGATCGGGATGAGGCCGAGCTCGCCGCCGTGCACGGGTTCCGCGACGAGCTGCGCGCGCTGTGGGTGCTCGACCGCGACGCGATGGCCGAGCGCGTCAACGCCATGCTGCGCGAGACCGACGCCCAGCCGCGCCTCGAGCGCCACGACGGCTTCGACTGGCACCTGCACACGACGCCCATGGATGCCCCGCTCGTCGACCGCATCCGCGCCGAGGCCGCCCTGGCCCTCGTCGACGTCGTGCGCACCGACGAGACGGATCGCATGCGGGTCTGCGAGGCCCCCGACTGCACGGGTCTGCTCATCGACCTGTCGCGCAACGGCTCGAAGCGCTTCTGCAGCGTGCGCTGCGGCAACCGGGTGAACATGATCGCGTTCCGGGAGCGGAAGGCCGACGAGGCGAACGGCGCGGGCTAG
- a CDS encoding alpha/beta fold hydrolase: protein MITSLSGGRVLAEKSGSTPPAVVALHGWGRDGGDFATILSGLDAVSIHLPGFGPAPAPETVWGTEQYAELVAEAIAAYAPVVVVGHSFGGRVAVRLAARRPELVSGLVLTGAPLVRLAPTVKPPLSYRLARWANARGLLSDARMDDLRNQRGSADYRAAQGVMRGVLVAAVNEDYDDDLRALTCPVSMVWGEHDTAAPTEAGRIAAERCGARFRVVPGSEHLLTGDLELSVREELMTMLRERNAPA, encoded by the coding sequence GTGATCACCTCCCTCTCCGGCGGCCGCGTCCTGGCCGAGAAGTCGGGCTCGACGCCGCCCGCGGTGGTCGCGCTGCACGGCTGGGGGCGCGACGGCGGGGACTTCGCGACGATCCTCTCCGGCCTGGATGCCGTGAGCATCCATCTGCCCGGTTTCGGCCCGGCGCCCGCCCCCGAGACGGTGTGGGGCACCGAGCAGTACGCCGAGCTCGTCGCCGAGGCGATCGCGGCCTACGCGCCCGTGGTCGTGGTCGGGCACTCCTTCGGCGGCCGCGTCGCCGTGCGGCTCGCGGCCCGCCGCCCCGAGCTGGTGAGCGGCCTCGTGCTCACCGGTGCGCCCCTCGTGCGCCTCGCCCCGACGGTGAAGCCGCCGCTCTCGTACCGTCTCGCGCGCTGGGCCAACGCCCGCGGGCTGCTGAGCGATGCGCGCATGGATGACCTGCGCAACCAGCGCGGATCCGCCGACTACCGCGCCGCCCAGGGCGTCATGCGCGGCGTCCTCGTCGCCGCGGTCAACGAGGACTACGACGACGACCTGCGGGCGCTGACCTGCCCCGTCAGCATGGTGTGGGGCGAGCACGACACCGCCGCCCCCACCGAGGCCGGCCGCATCGCGGCGGAGCGCTGCGGCGCCCGCTTCCGCGTGGTGCCGGGCTCGGAGCACCTGCTGACCGGCGATCTCGAGCTCTCCGTGCGCGAGGAGCTCATGACGATGCTGAGAGAACGGAACGCCCCGGCATGA
- the thiL gene encoding thiamine-phosphate kinase: protein MRDASTPDPRDTLDAVGELAALARIIPRLPESAATLLGPGDDAAVLAAADGRYVVTTDMMIHGPDFRTAWSTMHDLGWKAAATNLSDVAAMGARPTALVVALAAPGSTPVPELEAFADGMRDACAALAPGCGVVGGDLSVSSVLTIAVTAFGDLEGRAPVTRSGAGEGDVIAVSGPLGLAAEGLALLFERGVDATGAPDATAAARLRAEHPEPLSAQLAPRPPIADGTLAARAGATAMLDLSDGLALDARRVARASGVGLDLDGALLAAAGPHALTGGEDHSLMATFPAAVAEQGLPGGFVAIGRVVAAPVDAEGRAVPAVLVDGRAVDERGGWDPFAEWSGQAG, encoded by the coding sequence ATGCGCGATGCGAGCACCCCCGACCCGCGCGACACCCTCGACGCGGTCGGCGAGCTCGCGGCGCTCGCGCGCATCATCCCGCGCCTGCCCGAGTCGGCCGCGACCCTGCTCGGGCCGGGCGACGACGCCGCCGTGCTCGCCGCCGCCGACGGCCGCTACGTCGTGACGACCGACATGATGATCCACGGCCCCGACTTCCGCACGGCGTGGTCGACCATGCACGACCTCGGATGGAAGGCCGCCGCCACGAACCTCAGCGACGTCGCCGCGATGGGCGCCCGGCCGACCGCCCTCGTCGTCGCCCTCGCGGCGCCGGGCAGCACGCCCGTGCCCGAGCTCGAGGCCTTCGCCGACGGCATGCGCGACGCGTGCGCCGCGCTCGCGCCGGGCTGCGGCGTCGTCGGCGGCGACCTCAGCGTCTCGAGCGTGCTGACGATCGCCGTGACGGCATTCGGCGACCTCGAGGGGCGCGCGCCCGTGACGCGATCCGGCGCGGGAGAGGGCGACGTGATCGCGGTCTCCGGCCCGCTGGGGCTCGCGGCCGAGGGGCTCGCGCTGCTGTTCGAGCGGGGCGTCGACGCGACGGGGGCGCCGGATGCCACTGCCGCCGCCCGGCTGCGCGCCGAGCATCCCGAGCCGCTGTCGGCCCAGCTCGCCCCGCGACCGCCGATCGCCGACGGCACCCTCGCCGCCCGCGCCGGAGCCACCGCCATGCTCGATCTCAGCGACGGCCTGGCGCTCGACGCCCGCCGGGTCGCCCGCGCGAGCGGCGTCGGCCTCGATCTCGACGGCGCGCTGCTCGCGGCGGCCGGCCCGCACGCGCTCACCGGCGGGGAGGATCATTCGCTGATGGCGACGTTCCCCGCCGCGGTCGCCGAGCAGGGGCTCCCGGGCGGATTCGTCGCGATCGGGCGCGTGGTCGCGGCGCCGGTCGACGCCGAGGGGCGCGCCGTGCCCGCGGTGCTCGTGGACGGCCGCGCGGTCGACGAGCGCGGCGGCTGGGATCCGTTCGCGGAATGGAGCGGGCAGGCGGGCTAG
- a CDS encoding lysophospholipid acyltransferase family protein: MTREKTLLWHGIAALCLPLLTVMAKFVTIDGHKLPKQGAFILAPNHYSEIDPVIMGRFMWGLGRVPRFLAKGSLFRIPVVGRILTASGQIPVEREGRGRSDAPLKAAQQLVDRRLAVIIYPEGTLTRDPDLWPMRGKSGAVRMALESGVDIIPAAHWGTQKIMARYSKRISFFPRKRIECKIGDPVDLSDLRGRPIDQATLAEGTARVMTAIAQLLGDLRGETPPAERWDPSKNNQKETGRFE, translated from the coding sequence GTGACCCGCGAGAAGACCCTCCTCTGGCACGGCATCGCCGCCCTCTGCCTGCCGCTGCTGACCGTCATGGCCAAGTTCGTCACGATCGACGGGCACAAGCTGCCGAAGCAGGGCGCGTTCATCCTCGCCCCCAACCACTACAGCGAGATCGACCCGGTCATCATGGGGCGCTTCATGTGGGGCCTCGGCCGGGTTCCTCGGTTCCTCGCGAAGGGCAGCCTGTTCCGCATCCCCGTCGTCGGCCGCATCCTCACCGCCTCCGGGCAGATCCCCGTCGAGCGCGAGGGGCGGGGGCGGTCGGATGCTCCGCTCAAGGCGGCGCAGCAGCTGGTCGATCGGCGTCTCGCCGTCATCATCTACCCCGAGGGGACCCTCACGCGCGACCCCGATCTGTGGCCGATGCGCGGCAAGTCCGGGGCCGTGCGCATGGCGCTCGAGTCGGGCGTCGACATCATCCCGGCCGCCCACTGGGGAACGCAGAAGATCATGGCCCGCTACTCGAAGAGGATTAGCTTCTTCCCCCGCAAGCGCATCGAGTGCAAGATCGGCGACCCCGTCGACCTGAGCGATCTGCGCGGTCGACCCATCGACCAGGCGACGCTCGCCGAGGGCACCGCCCGCGTCATGACGGCGATCGCCCAGCTGCTCGGCGACCTGCGCGGCGAGACGCCGCCGGCCGAGCGGTGGGATCCGAGCAAGAACAACCAGAAGGAGACCGGACGTTTTGAGTGA